A single genomic interval of Croceibacter atlanticus HTCC2559 harbors:
- a CDS encoding glycine--tRNA ligase → MANQDTTFKNVISHAKEYGYIFSSSEIYDGLNAVYDYGQNGVELKKNIREYWWKSMVQIHQNIVGLDAAILMHPTTWKASGHVDAFNDPLIDNKDSKKRYRADVLVEDYAEKIHQKAEKEIAKAKKRFGDAFNEEEFVTTNPRVLRYRQEQKEILERLAKSLTDGDLADVKLLIEELGIACPASGSKNWTDVRQFNLMFGTKLGADAETATDLYLRPETAQGIFVNFLNVQKSGRMKIPFGIAQTGKAFRNEIVARQFIFRMREFEQMEMQFFVRPGEELKWYEHWKETRLNWHLSLGLGKENYRFHDHEKLAHYANAAADIEFDFPFGFKELEGIHSRTDFDLKAHEEHSGKKLQFFDPELGENYVPYVVETSIGLDRMFLAVLSKSLVEEDLGNGNSRTVLKLPSILAPTKVAVFPLVKKDGLPELAEQIVEDLKWDFNVLYDEKDAVGKRYRRQDAAGTPFCITVDHDSLEDQTVTIRHRDSMEQSRVNISDLKSIIGKALDFKTWLG, encoded by the coding sequence ATGGCAAACCAAGACACAACATTTAAGAATGTAATTTCTCATGCTAAAGAGTATGGGTATATTTTTAGTTCAAGCGAAATATATGATGGTTTAAACGCTGTTTATGACTATGGTCAAAATGGAGTTGAACTAAAGAAAAACATCAGAGAATACTGGTGGAAGAGTATGGTACAAATTCATCAAAACATTGTAGGTTTAGACGCTGCTATACTTATGCACCCAACTACCTGGAAGGCTTCTGGTCACGTAGATGCATTTAACGATCCTTTGATAGACAACAAAGACTCTAAAAAACGTTACCGTGCAGATGTTTTAGTTGAAGACTACGCAGAAAAAATACACCAAAAAGCCGAAAAAGAAATTGCAAAAGCTAAGAAACGTTTTGGTGATGCTTTTAATGAAGAAGAGTTTGTAACAACAAACCCACGCGTATTAAGATACAGACAAGAACAGAAAGAAATTTTAGAACGCCTTGCAAAGTCCTTAACAGATGGAGATTTAGCAGATGTAAAGCTTTTAATCGAAGAGCTTGGCATTGCTTGTCCTGCTTCGGGATCTAAAAACTGGACAGACGTAAGACAGTTTAACCTTATGTTTGGCACAAAGTTAGGCGCAGATGCAGAAACGGCCACAGACTTATACCTAAGACCAGAAACAGCACAAGGTATATTTGTAAACTTTTTAAATGTACAGAAGTCTGGGCGCATGAAGATTCCGTTTGGTATTGCGCAAACAGGAAAAGCCTTTAGAAACGAAATTGTTGCAAGACAGTTTATATTTAGAATGCGTGAGTTTGAACAAATGGAAATGCAATTCTTTGTACGTCCAGGAGAAGAACTTAAATGGTACGAGCATTGGAAAGAAACTAGACTTAATTGGCATTTATCTTTAGGTTTAGGAAAAGAAAATTATAGATTTCACGATCACGAAAAGCTAGCACATTACGCAAATGCTGCTGCAGATATAGAGTTTGATTTTCCTTTTGGCTTTAAGGAATTAGAAGGCATACATTCTAGAACAGATTTCGATTTAAAAGCTCACGAAGAGCATTCTGGCAAAAAGCTTCAATTTTTTGATCCAGAATTAGGTGAGAATTATGTACCATATGTAGTCGAAACCTCAATTGGTTTAGACCGTATGTTTTTAGCTGTACTTTCTAAGTCTTTAGTAGAAGAAGATTTAGGTAACGGAAACTCTAGAACAGTATTAAAGCTTCCTTCTATTTTAGCACCTACAAAAGTTGCCGTTTTCCCGTTAGTGAAGAAAGATGGATTACCAGAGTTGGCAGAACAAATTGTTGAAGATCTTAAGTGGGACTTTAATGTACTTTATGACGAGAAAGATGCAGTAGGAAAACGCTATAGACGCCAAGATGCTGCCGGCACACCATTTTGCATCACTGTAGACCATGATAGTTTAGAGGATCAAACTGTTACAATACGTCACAGAGACAGTATGGAGCAAAGCCGAGTAAACATTTCCGACTTAAAATCAATTATTGGCAAGGCTTTAGATTTTAAAACTTGGTTAGGTTAA